The window CTCTGGACCAGGCGCTGGAAATCAAGAATACCGATATCGCCGAGGAACTGGCCCTGCCCCCGGTTAAGGTTCACTGCTCGGTTCTGGCCGAGGACGCCATCAAGGCTGCCATTTCCGATTATCAGGAGAAAAAGGAACCCGCCGGCGCGACCGCGCCCGAACCGGCCTCCGCGGCCTGACCCTGACTCAGGGAGAGAAGAATCATGACCGAAACCACTGCACCTGCACCCATCGTCTTTAGCGATGACGCCGCCGCCAAGGTCCATGCGCTGATCAGCGAAGAAGGCAACCCTGAACTGAAGTTGCGCATCTTCATTTCCGGTGGCGGTTGCTCCGGATTTCAGTACGGATTCTCGTTTGACGAATCCAGCGGCGACGACGACATCGTCGTCGAGAAAAACGGCGTTCAGGTACTGATCGATCCCCTGAGCCTGCAGTATCTCGTTGGCGCCGAGGTGGACTACCAGGAAGGTCTGGACGGCGCACGCTTCGTTATCAAGAACCCGAACGCCACCACGACCTGCGGTTGCGGCAGTTCGTTTTCGATGTAAGGAGCCAGGAACCATGGCGGTGACTCTGTCCGAAAAAGCTGCACAACACATCCGCAAGTCCCTCGACAAACGCGGCTCCGGCATCGGCCTGCGGCTCGGTGTTCGCACGGCCGGCTGTTCCGGAATGGCCTATACCCTGGAATTCGCGGATGAGTCATTGCCGGATGACCTCAGTTTCGAGAGTCAGGGCGTCACGCTGTTCGTGGATGCCAAGAGCCTTGCCTACCTGGACGGGACGGAACTCGACTTCGTGCGCGAAGGCTTGAATGAGGGTTTCAAGTTCCACAATCCCAACGTCACGGGACAGTGCGGTTGCGGTGAAAGCTTCACCGTCTGACCAGGACTATACCCGGCAGGAGCATCCATGGCCCTATTGACCATCGCCGAACCGGGGCAAAGCGAGGCTCCGCACCAACATCGCCTGGCCGTGGGAATTGATCTCGGCACCACCCATTCACTGGTGGCCAGCGTACGCAACGGAGCCCCCGAGATCCTGCGCGATGAGGATGGGCGCACCCTCCTGCCTTCCGTCGTTCGCTACTTCCCCGACGGCAATGTCGATGTCGGTCATGATGCACGTGCAGCGCAGACCCGGGACCCGTACAACACCATTGCCTCGGCAAAGAGATTC of the Acidiferrobacteraceae bacterium genome contains:
- the erpA gene encoding iron-sulfur cluster insertion protein ErpA → MTETTAPAPIVFSDDAAAKVHALISEEGNPELKLRIFISGGGCSGFQYGFSFDESSGDDDIVVEKNGVQVLIDPLSLQYLVGAEVDYQEGLDGARFVIKNPNATTTCGCGSSFSM
- a CDS encoding iron-sulfur cluster assembly scaffold protein, whose translation is LDQALEIKNTDIAEELALPPVKVHCSVLAEDAIKAAISDYQEKKEPAGATAPEPASAA
- the iscA gene encoding iron-sulfur cluster assembly protein IscA produces the protein MAVTLSEKAAQHIRKSLDKRGSGIGLRLGVRTAGCSGMAYTLEFADESLPDDLSFESQGVTLFVDAKSLAYLDGTELDFVREGLNEGFKFHNPNVTGQCGCGESFTV